Proteins encoded in a region of the Candidatus Zixiibacteriota bacterium genome:
- the rplU gene encoding 50S ribosomal protein L21 produces the protein MAYEAILETGGKQFAVSVGDVIRVPLLGGSAGDRVAFDRVLVSRQGEEIRTGRPHLEGAHVEGEIVGQGHDRKLIVFRFHQNTSYRRKTGHRQPHTAVRITAVHA, from the coding sequence ATGGCATACGAAGCAATTCTGGAAACCGGGGGCAAGCAGTTCGCAGTCAGCGTCGGTGATGTCATTCGTGTCCCGCTTCTGGGCGGGTCCGCAGGAGATCGGGTCGCCTTTGACCGGGTGCTGGTCTCCCGACAGGGCGAAGAGATCCGGACCGGCCGACCCCATCTTGAAGGGGCGCATGTCGAAGGCGAGATCGTCGGGCAGGGTCACGACCGCAAACTTATCGTCTTTCGATTTCATCAGAACACCAGCTACCGTCGCAAGACCGGCCATCGGCAGCCCCATACTGCTGTCCGAATTACGGCCGTCCATGCGTAA
- a CDS encoding OmpH family outer membrane protein, whose translation MRNRLRIGLAVVIGTLSIVAIGDSADAQSKVGWVDLDRILAEYEEFRTAEELFRQDAALWEADFDSVQEIYFTKVEDYQKQRLLLSEDTRKQREQELADMERSVITVKTQLEQKAEQRRAELTNPILQRIQEVVELVATEEDYDYIINASQIYMTPNGLQFAPIMYAKKKLDLTDRVFEELGKLK comes from the coding sequence ATGAGGAATAGACTGAGAATCGGACTGGCTGTCGTCATCGGCACCCTGTCGATCGTGGCGATAGGCGACAGTGCCGACGCTCAAAGCAAGGTGGGCTGGGTCGATCTGGACCGCATTCTCGCCGAGTACGAGGAATTCCGCACGGCCGAGGAACTCTTTCGTCAGGATGCGGCACTCTGGGAGGCCGATTTCGACAGCGTGCAGGAAATCTATTTCACCAAGGTCGAGGACTACCAGAAACAGCGCCTGCTCTTGTCGGAAGACACGCGCAAGCAGCGCGAGCAGGAATTGGCGGACATGGAACGCAGTGTGATAACGGTCAAGACGCAACTGGAGCAGAAAGCCGAGCAGCGCCGCGCGGAGTTGACCAATCCGATCCTGCAGCGCATTCAGGAGGTCGTGGAACTCGTCGCGACCGAGGAAGATTACGACTACATCATCAATGCATCGCAGATTTACATGACACCCAACGGCCTTCAGTTCGCGCCGATCATGTACGCGAAGAAAAAGCTCGACCTGACCGACCGCGTCTTTGAGGAGCTGGGCAAGCTCAAATGA
- the bamA gene encoding outer membrane protein assembly factor BamA, which yields MRNAINQRIRPGDDARVPTGARGLRFGLCLSALLCAVTLSAAPDAHAQNVTLVDLSVDGAQVTDAQLIRNVSGLRVGASVSREDIQNAVHQVFGLDLFGDVKILGEEVTGGIKLIIHVDEFPRLNTMIFKGNKELKEKDFGLTLKRGQPVGPHKLREAEQTIRRAYEKKGYFLVNVRSELADTQVIGETDIVFHIEENRPVKVREVEFVGNERLDAGALRGRMSNKPRGFPRSIFGGGKFDRQKYADDKIAIIDHYRDMGYLDAMIVSDTVILDEDKTRVTLQLTINEGARYYFGSSELEGMSVLPEERLRRLLSYREGDIFSQAEYEQSVGRMYEAYMEEGYLYARIIDDTRTQDSIVHMSYEISEGVPAHVRRIDITGNTKTKDKVIRRELALYPNDIFRRSALQRSMRNVMLLNYFGNVTPEFNQLPDGRVDLEFAVEEKPTGQIQVGGGYSEQDRLVGTIDLGIPNLFGNGQSANFLLEFGSRRQSFRVGFTEPWFMDTPTTVGFDVQRLERIWDDPFVSGSNDFTQRINGAGVRLGRRLRWPDDYFSVFGNYRWEDQEYSDFSSEYNPASRDALIASAAGIISSTSLTVVRDSRNLPEFATAGSRSTYSVEFGTKLFAGDWVYTKHNASHSFYKKLWKGFTFAPRWTLGVVQAGASAASVPYSELYYAGGIRSDGMIRGYDDRSIVAFVDTSSAPEPYYTTPGDLITGDGRHAIDTVRGQALMVLNAQITFPVVKQQVYGLFFYDAGNVWLNASQITPFADLWTSYGFGFRVAVPGMGTLGFDFGIPLRGDEKGKLKPHFQFGGAF from the coding sequence ATGCGTAACGCGATCAATCAGCGAATCAGGCCGGGGGACGATGCGCGGGTGCCAACCGGTGCGCGCGGACTGCGCTTCGGGCTGTGTCTGTCCGCGTTGTTGTGCGCCGTGACACTGTCGGCCGCCCCGGACGCCCATGCGCAAAACGTGACGCTGGTCGATCTGAGTGTGGACGGCGCACAGGTCACCGATGCGCAGTTGATCCGCAATGTGTCCGGATTGCGTGTCGGCGCATCGGTGTCACGCGAGGACATCCAGAATGCGGTTCACCAGGTTTTCGGTTTGGATCTGTTTGGTGACGTCAAGATCCTCGGTGAAGAGGTCACCGGCGGCATCAAACTGATCATTCACGTCGACGAGTTCCCGCGTCTGAACACCATGATTTTTAAGGGCAACAAGGAGCTTAAGGAGAAGGATTTTGGGCTCACGCTCAAACGGGGGCAGCCGGTCGGGCCGCACAAGCTGCGCGAAGCCGAGCAGACCATTCGCCGCGCCTACGAGAAAAAGGGGTACTTTCTGGTCAACGTGCGCTCCGAACTGGCGGACACGCAGGTCATCGGAGAAACGGACATCGTCTTTCACATCGAGGAAAACCGGCCGGTCAAGGTGCGTGAGGTGGAGTTTGTGGGCAATGAACGTCTCGATGCCGGTGCGCTGCGCGGCCGCATGTCGAACAAGCCGCGCGGATTCCCCCGGTCGATCTTCGGGGGCGGCAAATTCGACCGGCAGAAGTATGCCGACGATAAGATCGCGATCATCGATCACTATCGCGACATGGGATATCTGGATGCGATGATCGTCAGCGACACCGTGATCCTCGACGAGGACAAGACGCGCGTCACGCTCCAACTGACGATCAATGAAGGAGCGCGGTACTATTTCGGGAGCAGCGAACTGGAGGGAATGAGCGTCCTGCCGGAGGAGCGGTTGCGGCGGCTGCTGAGCTACCGCGAGGGCGACATTTTCAGCCAGGCGGAATACGAACAGTCGGTCGGCCGGATGTACGAAGCGTACATGGAAGAGGGCTATCTGTACGCGCGCATCATCGACGACACGCGCACGCAGGACTCGATCGTTCACATGTCCTATGAGATTTCCGAGGGAGTCCCGGCCCATGTGCGGCGCATCGACATCACGGGGAACACGAAGACCAAAGACAAGGTGATCCGCCGCGAGCTGGCGCTGTATCCCAATGACATCTTTCGTCGTTCGGCGTTGCAGCGGTCGATGCGCAATGTCATGCTCCTGAATTATTTCGGGAACGTGACGCCGGAGTTCAATCAGCTTCCCGACGGACGCGTCGACCTGGAGTTCGCAGTCGAAGAAAAGCCGACCGGCCAGATCCAGGTCGGCGGCGGTTACTCCGAGCAGGACCGCCTGGTCGGAACGATCGACCTGGGGATTCCCAACCTGTTCGGCAACGGACAGAGCGCCAACTTCCTGCTGGAATTCGGCAGCCGCCGTCAGTCCTTTCGCGTCGGTTTTACGGAACCATGGTTTATGGACACGCCGACCACGGTCGGCTTCGATGTCCAGCGTCTGGAACGCATCTGGGACGATCCGTTCGTGTCGGGCTCCAACGACTTTACCCAGCGCATCAACGGGGCGGGCGTTCGGCTGGGACGGCGATTGCGTTGGCCCGATGACTACTTCAGCGTTTTTGGGAACTACCGCTGGGAGGATCAGGAGTACAGCGACTTTTCCAGTGAATATAACCCGGCATCGCGGGATGCACTGATCGCCAGCGCGGCGGGTATCATCTCTTCGACTTCGCTGACGGTCGTGCGCGACTCGCGCAATCTGCCGGAGTTTGCCACTGCCGGCAGCCGCAGCACCTACTCGGTCGAATTCGGCACGAAGCTCTTTGCCGGTGACTGGGTTTACACGAAACACAACGCGTCCCACTCGTTTTATAAAAAGCTTTGGAAGGGATTTACCTTCGCCCCGCGCTGGACGCTGGGCGTCGTGCAGGCAGGGGCGAGCGCGGCATCGGTGCCGTATTCGGAATTGTACTATGCGGGCGGCATCCGCTCCGACGGGATGATTCGCGGGTATGACGACCGCTCCATCGTCGCGTTTGTGGACACATCCAGCGCGCCGGAGCCGTATTATACGACACCCGGCGACCTGATCACGGGCGATGGGCGCCACGCCATCGACACGGTGCGCGGGCAGGCGCTGATGGTGCTCAATGCGCAGATCACTTTCCCGGTGGTCAAGCAGCAGGTGTACGGGCTGTTTTTCTATGATGCCGGAAACGTATGGCTGAATGCGTCGCAGATAACGCCGTTCGCGGACCTGTGGACGTCCTACGGATTCGGATTCCGCGTAGCAGTTCCCGGCATGGGGACTTTAGGGTTCGATTTCGGCATTCCATTGCGCGGCGACGAGAAGGGAAAACTCAAACCGCACTTCCAATTCGGCGGTGCGTTCTAA